The region GCGGCGTCGCCGGCCAGCAGCACGCGGCGGTCCCGGAACCGCTCGGCCAGGCGGGTGTTGCCGCCGCTCAGGCGGCGCAGCAGGTGCGGCCCGTCCCCGTCGGGCGGGCCGAGCGGCAGGTCGGCGCCGAGCACCCGGCGCACGCTCTCCCGCAGGTCGTCCAGCGTCGGCGGCCGGTCGCCGCCGCCGTCCCGGTGCCATTCCGTGGTGTTCACGAGCGTTCCGGTGGGGAACGGCGCGTACACGAACAGGCCGTGATCGGTGCGGTGGTGCATGAACGGCGGGATCGGCCCGTACCCGGGGACGTTCAGCCCGCCGGTGGCCGCGTCGACCAGTTCCGCCGGCACGGTGACGTGCGCGCCGATGGAGACCGAGTCGTCCCTGGTCACTCCGGGGAAGCCGATGCCGCACAGCTTGCGGACGCGGCTGCGTCCGCCGTCCGCGCCGACGAGGAACCGGGTACGCAGCGTGTAGGGGCCCTCCGGGCCGGTGATCTCCACGGTGACCCCGTCCTCGTCCTGGGTGAGCCCCGTCAGCTCGTGCCCCCGGCGGATCTGCACGCCGAGCTCCCGGGCGCGCTCCTCCAGGACCTGCTCCACCCGGCGCTGCGGCACCGCGAGCCCGTACATCGGGTTGTCGTCAAGCCTGCTCAGCTCCAGGGGCATCGCGCCGAAGACGAAGGCCGGGCTCGGCCGGGGCGGCTCGGCGCCGCCGGCGAGGCGCTCGTAGAGGCCGCGCCGGTCGAGGGCCCGGACGACCTGGCCGACCAGCCCGTTGGCCCGGTTCTCCTTGGTGTTCTCCGGCAGGCGCTCCAGCACGATCGGCCGTATGCCGCCCAGGCTCAGCTCGCAGGCGAGCATCAGCCCGTTCGGCCCGGCTCCGGCGATCAGGACATCGACGGTCATGGTGGTCCTCCTTGGTTTCCGGGCATGCCCGAGATTTCGGGCACGACGAATCAACCGGCGGCACCGGTGGACGACGGCGCCCGTCGGGTGGATCAGGGAACGGGTGGATCAGTGAACGGGTGGATCAGGGATTGAACGGTCGCGTGCCGAGGACACGGCACGTCAGTGACACGGAGTACGGCCGTTCCGACGCTCTCGAAGCGGAACGGGTGACGGTCCGGCGGCCCGCGGGCCGCCGACGACTATGACGATCGGGGTTCGGGCAGGCCGGCGGCGAGCCGGCCGAGCGCGTCCTCGATCAGCGATCTCACAGGCACCGGCGGGTCGGCCCGCATCCACTGGTCCATCGCCACCCTGATCGCGGCCCCCGCCGCGCCCGCCACCAGGCGAGGGTAGAGGTCGTGGGCGACGTCGGTGCCGGTCCGATCGGCGATCGCGGCGGCCAGCTCGTTCTCGGCGACGGCGCTGGCCTTGAGCATCTCGCCCTGCAGCGAGGGCTCGCTGATCATGAGCCGGATGCCGGCCTGCCACTGCTGGTCCGGCCGCCGGTCGTCGTAGTCCGCACCCATCGCGAGCTGGCTGATCACGGCGCTCGTGATCGCATCCCACAGGGGCTCCGACACCGGACGGTGGCGCAGCTCCTGCGCGATCAGGCGGGTGCGTTCGAGGTGCCTGGCGACGATCGCCTCGCTCTTGCTGGAGAAGTAGTTGTTGAAGGTCCGCGGAGCCACGCCCGCCTCCGCGGCGATGTCCTCCACCCGAACGTTCTCCAGCCCGCGCTCCACGACGAGCCGGATCGCCGCCCAGCTCAGCGCGATGCGCGTCTCCTGCTTCTTGCGCTCGCGCAGCCCCGGGCGCCCGTCGTCCGTCATGCGACCACCATACAACTGATTGCGCGTTCCGCAAAGATGCGTGCGAAGCAAATTTGCGGAACGCGCAATTTCCTGATGGCGGCGTCTCAGTCGCGGGCGCCGGCCAGGCGGACGAACTCCTCCAGCGAGAACCGGCCGTCGGCGTCCACGTCGGCGACCCGGTCCAGGGCGGCGATCGCCTCCGGCGGCAGGGCGGGGAAGTAGGAGAGCAGCTCCGCCTCGGTGATGAAGCCGTCACCGTCGAGGTCGATCGCGTCGAATTCACGCTTGAGGGTCTCGAACCGCTCGTGACTGAGCTCGTGCGTCACAGTGACCTGCCTTTGCCGTCAGTGGCTGGAACTCCAGACAACCTATGCCGCGACCGGCGGCAGATCGACGGCCGGTTCCCCTCCCGGGCCCGGCGATGCCGCCCCCGGCGAGGCGTGACGCGCCGGTCGAACGGTTCAGGCGCTGTTCGCGAGGGTCGTGGGCACATAATGAAAGGCGATGGACACGGAGAGTGACCGGCGTGCCGGCCGGGGGGCCCACGGGGGGATCGACGTCAGCGTCGTCGTCCCGGCGTACAACTGCCGGGCGTCCCTCGACCGCTGCCTCACCTCGCTGCTGGTCCAGCGGGTCGCGAAGGAGATCGTGGTCGTGGACGGCGGGTCCCGCGACGGGACCCGTGAGCTGCTCGACCTCTACGCCGCCTGCCACCCGCGGCTGGTCACCGTGATCCACGACCGCCACCCCTGCACCCCGGGCGGCGCCCGCAACAGAGGGCTCGCCCGCGCGGCCGGGCGGTACGTCTTCTTCTGCGACGCCGGGGACCGTCTCGCGCCGGAGGCGCTGGCGCCCCTGGTCGCCGCGGCCGACCGGAACGGCTCGGACGTCGTCGTGGGACGGGTCTCCGGCGCCCGCGACGGGCTGCGGGACAGCGCCGACCGGGCCTCCTTAGCCGCCGTCTACGACGACCTGACCTGCTTCAAGCTCTTCCGCCGGGCCTTCCTGGAACGGCACGCCCTCCGCTTCGACGAGACCCAGCGGACGGGCGAGGACACGACCTTCACCGTGCACGCCTACTGCCACGCCCGGGTCGTCTCCGTGGTGGCCGGCCACGACTGCTACCACGCCGAAGCCGTGGGAGAGGCGACGGGAACGGAGAGCGGGGTGACGGGGTGCGCGGCCGACCCGCTGACCCGGCTGCGCCTGGTCCGCACGCCGATCGAGGTGATGGCGCGGCACGTGCCGCCCGGCGCGCTGCGCGACCGGCTGCTCCTGCGGCACCTGCGCCGTGACGTGCTGGCCCGGCTGGGGGCGCCGTTCCTGGCCGCGGACGAGGCGGACCGCGAGAAGATCGCCGTCGAGGTGGCCGACATCTGCGGCCAGTGGCTGACGCCCGGTGTGCGCGCCGCCCTCGACGACATGGACGCCGCCAGGCTCGCCGCGCTCGACGACACCGCCCGTCTCGTACGGCTCGCACGGGTCGAGGCCGCGCCGCTGCGCCACCGGCTGACCACCCTCACATGGCACGGCGATCACCTGCTGGTCGGCGGGCACGCCTGCCTGGCCGAACCACCCGCCCCCGCAGCGCCTGCAACCGCACCACCGGCGCCCGCACCACCCGCAACCGCACTACCGGCGCCCGCACCACCGGCGCCCGCAGCGCTCGCCCCCGTGCTGTTCGCCCCCACGCCGGAGGACCCCGCCCGGGATGACGGGCTGGGCGGGGTGGTGGGGCTGGTGCTGCGTGAGCGCCTCTCACGGGAGGAACGGGCGCTTCCCACCCGGCAGGCAGCCGGCACCTTCGCCACCCTGATCGACGTGACCGCGCTGCCGCCGGGCGTGTGGGACGTCCACGTGTTCGTCGAGTGCGAGGGCGTGCGCAGGCCGGCCCGGTTCGGCTCCGGCCGCGACCCGGGCGTGGGTGTCCCGGGCCCGCGCCTGGTGAACGGCGTCGCCGTGGTGCCCTTCCTCACCCGGTCGCAGGGCACCCGGTCGCTCGGACACCTGTCGATCGACGCCGGAGGACACGCGGTCAGGGTTCCGGCCGCCGCGCGGCTGACCCGCGCTCGCCGGCGGGCCGGGCGGCTGCTGATCGAGGGGCGGGTTCGGGTCGGCGAGGAGCCCGCCGCCCCGGCCGTACGGCACCTGGTGTGGCGCGAGCGGGGATCTGGAGAGGAGCACCGGGAGCGCGCCATGTCCGTCTCGCCCGAGGGATTCGCGGCCGAGACGGACGTCCCAAGGCCCGGCACCTGGGACGCCTACCTCGAACTCGACCTCGGCGGGCCGCCGGTGCGCCTCCCGGTCAAGGTGGCCGCCATGGACACGCCCGCCCGGACGATGCGGTGGTGGCGGGGCCCGCTGCGGTGGACGGCCAGGCCGTACGCGACGGCGGTCAACCGGCGGCTAAGCCTGTCGGTGCGCGTGGACACCCCGCTGACCACGGTCAAGCGGGTGATCCGGGCCCTGCGTCGGCGCTAATTGCGAATCATTTGCAACTACAACCCCGTGCTCTAAAGTGGGGTTGAGATTCGCCCGTTTCGGAGGGGTTTGATCGTGCACGTACCCGATGGGTTTTTCGACGTCCCCGTGTCCGTCGGTGCCGGCGTCTTCGCGGCGGCCGGCGTGGCCGTGTGCCTGCGGGGGGCCCGGCGGGAGCTCGACGACCGCACCGCTCCCATGGCGGGCCTGGTGGCCGCGTTCGTCTTCGCGGCGCAGATGCTCAACTTCCCCGTCGCCGCGGGCACCAGCGGTCACCTGCTCGGCGGGGCGCTGGCCGCGATACTCGTCGGGCCGTACACCGCCGTGCTGTGCGTCGCGGTCGTGCTGCTCGTCCAGGGGTTCTTCTTCGCCGACGGCGGGCTGACCGCCCTCGGGGTCAACATCACGCTCATGGCGATCGTCACCTCGGTCGTCGGCTGGGCGGTGTTCCAGCTGGTCACCCGGACCGGCCCGCGCGGGCGCGGCACACTGGTGGCCGCGTCGTTCCTGGCCGCGCTGGTCTCGGTGCCCGCCGCGGCGCTCGTCTTCACGGTCCTGTTCTGGCTCGGCGGCACCGCGCCGATCGACCTGGGCGCGGTGGCCGCCGCGATGGGCGGCGTCCACGTGCTCATCGGGCTGGGGGAGGGCCTCATCACCGCGCTCACCGTGAGCAGCGTGCTGGCCGTACGGCCCGACCTCGTCTACGGCGCGCGCGGGACGGCCGCGCCGCTGGTGCTGCGTACGGCCGAGGGGGAGATCGAGGTCGGCGGGCGGCCCGCCGAGACGCCCTCGGCGGGGATCGGCCTGCGTCCGGTCCTGGCGGGTGGCGCGATCGTGGCCGTGCTGCTGGCCGGCGTCGTGTCGTTCTACGCATCCAGCGCCCCCGACGGGCTGGAGAAGGTGGCGTCCGACAAGGGGCTGAGCGCGCAGGAGAAGCCGCACGCGGCGGAGGACGCGCCGCTGGCCGGATACTCCGTGAAGGGCCTGAGCGACCAGCGGATCTCCGGCGGGCTGGCCGGGGTCGCCGGCGTCGCGCTGACGGTCGCGGCCGGCGGCGGGGTGTTCTACGCGGTCCGCCGGCGCCGGCGGCTGACCGGCGGCGTGTCGCCCGCCGGCGCCCCGTGAGCCCTGCTTCGGCGTCCGGTGAGCCCTCTCGCGGGCACCCTGCGAGCTCCCGCGTGAGCTCCTCCACGAGCCCTGCCGCCCCTCCCGCGCGGAGGGCGGCGGCAGGTCGGCCATGATGGCGGGGTGAGCACGAAATGATGAGCGCCGGGCACCGTCATCCGATCTACCGGCCCGCGGACACGCTCGTCCACCGGCTGCCGCCCCAGTGCAAGCTGGTGGCGGTCGTCGCGTTCGCGGTGTGCGTGGTCGCCACGCCGCGCGAGCGTTTCTGGGCGTTCGCCGTCCACGCGCTGCTGCTGGCCGCCGTCGCGGTGGCGGCGCGGGTGCCCGCGGGCGCGATCGCGCGGCGGATGGTGATCGAGGTGCCGTTCGTGCTGTTCGCCCTGGCGATCCCGGTCATCGGCACCGGTGAGCGGGTGCAGGTGCTCGGGATGTCGCTCAGCCTCCCCGGGCTGTGGGCCGCTTGGAACATCCTCGCCAAGGCGACGCTGGGGGTGGTCGCCTCGATCCTGCTCGCGGCCACGACCGAGCCCCGCGTGATGCTGCTCGGCGCCGAACGGCTGCGGCTGCCCCGGCTGCTCGTGCAGATCGCGACGTTCATGCTGCGCTACCTCGACGTGATCCTCGACCAGATGCGGCGCATGCGGGTCGCCCGGGAGTCGCGCGGATTCGTCGCCCGCGACCTGCGGCAGGCCCCGGTGCTGGCGAAGTCGGCGGGCGCCCTGTTCATCCGGGCGTACGAGCGGGGGGAGCGGGTCCACCTCGCCATGCTGAGCCGGGGCTACACCGGCGAGATGCCGACGATTAGGGATATATCGGCGTCTGGGCGAGACTGGGGGACGGCGGCTATCCTTCCCTGCCTCGCCGCGGCGACGGCCCTACTGGCGTGGAGCACCACATGACCTCCGGCAGCCCTTCGCTCGTGGTGAGCAGGCTCGCGTACGCCTATCCCGACGGGACGCAGGCGCTGTACGGCGTGGACCTGACGATCCGGCGGGGGGAGCGGGTGGCCCTCCTCGGCCCGAACGGCGCGGGCAAGACCACGCTGGTCATGCACCTCAACGGCATCCTCACCGCCGGGCACGGCACGGTGGAGGTGGGCGGCCTTCCGGTGCGCGCCGACACACTGGGGGAGATCCGCCGCCGGGTCGGGCTGGTGTTCCAGGATCCCGACGACCAGCTCTTCATGCCGACCGTCCGCGAGGACGTCGCGTTCGGGCCGGCCAACCTCGGCCTGCGCGGCGCCGAACTCGACCGCCGCGTCCGCGCCGCGCTGGAGCGGGTCGGCATGCTCGACGCCCTCGACCGGCCGCCGCACCACCTGTCCTTCGGCCAGCGGCGCAGGGTGGCCGTGGCGACCGTGCTGGCGATGGAGCCGGAGATCCTCGTGCTCGACGAGCCCTCGTCCAACCTCGACCCCGCCTCGCGGCGCGAGCTCGCCGAGATCCTCAGAAGCCTGGACGTGACCGTGCTGATGGTCACCCACGACCTGCCGTACGCGCTGGAGCTGTGCGAGCGGTCGCTCGTCATGTCCGAGGGGGTGATCGCCGCGGACGGGCCCACGCACACGCTGCTCGCCGACGAGCGGCTACTCGCCGATCATCGGCTCGAACTGCCCTACGGCTTCGCCGTACCCGCTCACCCCGGGTGAGGGATAAGTAAGGTGGGCGCAGCGGAGGAGGTCTCACGTTGAAGCTGCGGCTCGCGCGCCAATCGCTCTCCAACGCCGTCGTGGTGGCCGTCGAGGGTGAGCTCGACCTGTTCACGGCGCCGTTCCTGCGCGACGAGGTGCGCGATGCCATCACCAACGACAGCCCGACTCTCGTGCTCGACCTCGGCGAGCTGTCGTTCATGGACTCCAGCGGCCTGAGCGTGCTGATCGAGGCCTGGCGCCTCGCCACGAGCGAGGGCGGCGGGGTCAGTCTCGCCTCGCCGCGGCCGCCCGTCGCCCGCATCCTGCGCACGACCGGACTGGACCGGCGGATCAAGGTCTACCCGGATGTCGATACCGCGATTTTGCGTCACCCCGAGTAGAACTTCATTCGGTTGTCGCGTTAGGGTCCGGCTATGGATCTGAACGGAGCAGCAGCAATCATCTCGGGCGGCGCCAGCGGCCTCGGCGAGGCGACCGCCCGCGAGCTGGCCCGTGTCGGCGCGACCGTGGTCGTGGCCGACCTGAACGCGGAGCGCGGCAAGGCGCTGGCCGACGAGATCGGCGGCGTGTTCGCCCACACCGACGTGTCCGACGAGGCGTCGGTGCAGGCCGCGGTGGAGACGGCGGTCGCCACCGGGAAGCCGCTGCGCGCCGTGGTCAGCAGCGCGGGCATCGGCTGGGCCCAGCGCACCGTCGGCCGGGACGGCTCTCCGCACGACCTGGCGTCCTACCGCAAGGTGATCGACGTCAACCTGATCGGCACGTTCAACCTCATGCGCATCGGCGCGGCGGCCATGGCCAGGACCGAGCCTGTGGACGAGGACGGCGCCCGCGGCGTGGTGATCAACACCGCGTCGGTGGCCGGCATCGAGGGCCAGACGGGCCAGGTGGCCTACTCCGCGTCCAAGGGCGGGATCATCGGCATGACCCTGCCCGCCGCCCGCGACCTCGCCGTGGTCGGCGTCCGCGTGCTGACGATCGCGCCGGGCATCATCGACACCCCCATCTACGGCAAGATCGGCGACCAGGACGCCGAGGCGTTCAAGGCCAAGCTGATCGGGCCGGTAGCGTTTCCGAAGCGGCTGGGCAAGGCGTCCGAGTTCGCCCACCTGGTCCGCACGCTGATCGAGAACGACTACATGAACGGCGAGGTCATCCGCTTCGACGGCGGCATCCGCTTCCAGCCCAAGTGACCCAAGTAACCAAGTGAGGTCAGGTTGTCCGAGGTTGACTCCGGGCCGGCCACCCCGTCGGCCACCCCGCCGGACGAGGTGCTCGCCGAGATCGTCGACGGCGGGGTCGCCGTCGTCACCATCAACCGGCCGAGGGTCAGGAACGCCGTCAACGGCGCGGTGGCGCGCGGCATCGCGGCCGCCCTCGACGAGCTCGACGACAGTCCCGAGGTGTCGGTGATCGTCCTGACCGGGGCGGGCGGCACGTTCTCGGCGGGCATGGACCTGAAGGGTTTCCTCACCGGCGACGTGCCCACGGTCGAGGGCCGGGGCTTCGGCGGCATCACCGAGGCGCCGCCGAAGAAGCCGATCATCGCGGCCGTCGAGGGATACGCGCTGGCCGGTGGGTTCGAGCTGGCGCTCGCCTGCGACCTCGTCGTCGCGTCCGAGGACGCCAGGTTCGGCCTGCCGGAGCCCAAGCGGGGGCTCGTGGCCGCCGCGGGCGGGATCATGCGGCTGCCGCGCAGGATCCCGTACCACGTCGCGATGGAGATCGCGCTGACCGGCGAGCACTACCCGGCCGCCCGGCTGTACGAGCTGGGACTGGTCAACCGGGTCACGTACCCGGGCGAGGCCCTGCACGGCGCGCTCGAACTGGCCCGCACGATCGCCGCGAACGCGCCGCTGGCCCTCGCCGCGACCAAGCGGGTCGTCGCCGAGTCGGCCGACTGGCCGAGCGAGGAGATGTTCCGCAGGCAGGGCGAGATCATCGGCCCGGTCTTCGCCTCCGGCGACGCGATGGAGGGCGCCATGGCCTTCGCGGAGAAGCGCCATCCCGTCTGGAAGGGCGAATAGCCGCTGGCAGGCATGAAGGGGGCGGTTCCGGGCAGTCCGCTCGTCCATGGGCGTGACTGCGTACGGTGAATCCATGAGTGTATCCGGGCCCGGGCTGCCCCCGTCCGGCCGGTCGATGCGGGAGCGCACGTCCGAGCTGCTCACCGGCGCCCTCGGCAGCGCGATCCTGATGATCGTGCTCGTGTCGGCGATGTGGGCGATCGAGATCCTCGACTACGTCGAGAACAACAGACTCGACCGGTACGGCATCGTCGCGCACGAGCCGGACGGCCTGCCCGGGATCCTGTTCGCCCCGTTCCTGCACGCGGGCTTCGCCCACCTGATGGCCAACTCGGTGCCGCTGCTGATCCTGGGGTTCGTGGCCGCCATCCGGGGCATCGGCCGCTTCCTCGCCGCGAGCCTGATCGTCATCCTGGTCAGCGGCATGGGCGTGTGGCTCACCAGCCCGCCCGACACGCTGACGATCGGTGCGAGCGGCCTCGTCTTCGGCTACTTCGGCTACGTCGTAGCCCGGGGCCTGTTCGACCGCCGGGCCCTCGACATCGTGCTCGGCGTCGTGGTCGCCGTGGCGTACTACTCGATCCTCTGGGGGGCCCTGCCCACCCAGCCGGGCGTCTCCTGGCAGGGCCACCTGTTCGGCCTCATCGGCGGCGTGATCGCCGCCTGGCTGCTCCGCCGCCGCCGGGCCTACTGACGCACGGACTCACGACCCGGGCGGCGGCCCGGCGGTCCCCATGTCGAACGCTCCGGGATCGTCGACCACCCGGCAGGGCATGACCGGGCCGTCCGTCAGGCGCCCGCTGAACTGCCAGGCCACTCCCGGATGGGCGGTGTCCGGCGGCACCGGGTTCTCGTTGATCTCGATCAGGACGATCTGCCCCGGCCCGATGAACCGGGGGCGGATCGTGATGCCGTGCTCCGACCGGATGGCCCGGGCCGAGGCCAGCTTCTCCGCCTCCTTCCGGATACGCGCCTGTACGGCCGGATCCTTGCTCCTTACCTCCTCCTTCGAGAGGGGCAGGTCGTCGCCCGCGACGAAAGGAGCGCGTCCGTCGGCGCATCTCTTTCCGAGCGGCAGATAGGTGACGTCGGCCCGCACGCCCATCTTTGCCAGGTCCCGCTCGACCTGGTCCGGGTCCCTGAACTCGTTGATCTGAAGGCTGATGGAGCCGTCCGGGTGTTTCGTCAACGCGTACGCCGGGGTCTGCTGCCCGGCCACGAGCGGCACCGCGACAGCCGTGGCGGCGGCGACGGTGATCGCGGCCCCGGCCACGTAGCGGAGCCGGGGGATCCGGCGCACGCCCGGCGCCCGCGTCCGGGCCTCCCGTGCCACGATCTCCGCCTTGAGCTCCGCGAGCAGCCTGTCCTCGAACGTGTCGTTCACTTCGTTCCTCCGATCAGCTCCGTGACTCCGGGGACGCGCCGGATCCGCCGACGGGCGCGGTGCAGCCTGACCCGGGCGGCGCCCGGCCCGATGCCGAGCGCGGCGGCGGCCTCGGCGGGGCTGAGCCCGTCCACCGCCACGAGTTCGAGCAGCGCGCGGTCGCCGTCCGGCAGACCGGCCATCGCCTCCAGCGCCAGGCGGGCCGGCGACTCGGCGTCGACGCGTTCCTCCAGGCGGGCGATGTCGTCGGCGTCGAGCAGACGGCGGCCCGCGATCCGGCTGGTGGCCCGTAGCTCCCTCGCCGTACGGCGGCGCTGCGCCAGCACGGTGTTGCGCGCCACGCCGTACAGCCAGGCGATCTCGCTGCCCCGGTCCGGCCGGTAGGTGTGCGCCGAGTCGAGCACGGCGAGGAACACCTCGGCGGTGAGATCGGCGACCAGGTGCGGATCGGCCGCCCGCCTGGCCAGGAACCGCGTCACGGCGTCGACGTGCCGCCGGTAGAAGGTCTCGAACGCGTCGGGATCTCGGGCGAAGTCCGCCGGACCGGTCTGTTCACGGCGCACCGGCGCTCCCCTCGGTCGTGTGGTTCGGCACACCCCTGCTTGGACGGAGCGCCCCGT is a window of Microbispora sp. NBC_01189 DNA encoding:
- a CDS encoding FAD-dependent monooxygenase, with product MTVDVLIAGAGPNGLMLACELSLGGIRPIVLERLPENTKENRANGLVGQVVRALDRRGLYERLAGGAEPPRPSPAFVFGAMPLELSRLDDNPMYGLAVPQRRVEQVLEERARELGVQIRRGHELTGLTQDEDGVTVEITGPEGPYTLRTRFLVGADGGRSRVRKLCGIGFPGVTRDDSVSIGAHVTVPAELVDAATGGLNVPGYGPIPPFMHHRTDHGLFVYAPFPTGTLVNTTEWHRDGGGDRPPTLDDLRESVRRVLGADLPLGPPDGDGPHLLRRLSGGNTRLAERFRDRRVLLAGDAAHVHSAIGGPGLNLGLQDTINLGWKLAAEIHGWAPPGLLDTYETERRPAAERVVMHTQAQSALIAPGPEVTALRALFTELLRDERTTKHIADLMSGADIRYDLGGDHLLTGRPAPDLTLETENGPVRLAELTRTARPLLLDLTPEAALAGALEGWRDRVDLVVGKASEDAPAALLVRPDCHVAWASDSPRLDDKEGDALRAALTAAFGAGG
- a CDS encoding TetR family transcriptional regulator; amino-acid sequence: MTDDGRPGLRERKKQETRIALSWAAIRLVVERGLENVRVEDIAAEAGVAPRTFNNYFSSKSEAIVARHLERTRLIAQELRHRPVSEPLWDAITSAVISQLAMGADYDDRRPDQQWQAGIRLMISEPSLQGEMLKASAVAENELAAAIADRTGTDVAHDLYPRLVAGAAGAAIRVAMDQWMRADPPVPVRSLIEDALGRLAAGLPEPRSS
- a CDS encoding EF-hand domain-containing protein — protein: MTHELSHERFETLKREFDAIDLDGDGFITEAELLSYFPALPPEAIAALDRVADVDADGRFSLEEFVRLAGARD
- a CDS encoding glycosyltransferase family 2 protein, which produces MDTESDRRAGRGAHGGIDVSVVVPAYNCRASLDRCLTSLLVQRVAKEIVVVDGGSRDGTRELLDLYAACHPRLVTVIHDRHPCTPGGARNRGLARAAGRYVFFCDAGDRLAPEALAPLVAAADRNGSDVVVGRVSGARDGLRDSADRASLAAVYDDLTCFKLFRRAFLERHALRFDETQRTGEDTTFTVHAYCHARVVSVVAGHDCYHAEAVGEATGTESGVTGCAADPLTRLRLVRTPIEVMARHVPPGALRDRLLLRHLRRDVLARLGAPFLAADEADREKIAVEVADICGQWLTPGVRAALDDMDAARLAALDDTARLVRLARVEAAPLRHRLTTLTWHGDHLLVGGHACLAEPPAPAAPATAPPAPAPPATALPAPAPPAPAALAPVLFAPTPEDPARDDGLGGVVGLVLRERLSREERALPTRQAAGTFATLIDVTALPPGVWDVHVFVECEGVRRPARFGSGRDPGVGVPGPRLVNGVAVVPFLTRSQGTRSLGHLSIDAGGHAVRVPAAARLTRARRRAGRLLIEGRVRVGEEPAAPAVRHLVWRERGSGEEHRERAMSVSPEGFAAETDVPRPGTWDAYLELDLGGPPVRLPVKVAAMDTPARTMRWWRGPLRWTARPYATAVNRRLSLSVRVDTPLTTVKRVIRALRRR
- a CDS encoding energy-coupling factor ABC transporter permease — translated: MHVPDGFFDVPVSVGAGVFAAAGVAVCLRGARRELDDRTAPMAGLVAAFVFAAQMLNFPVAAGTSGHLLGGALAAILVGPYTAVLCVAVVLLVQGFFFADGGLTALGVNITLMAIVTSVVGWAVFQLVTRTGPRGRGTLVAASFLAALVSVPAAALVFTVLFWLGGTAPIDLGAVAAAMGGVHVLIGLGEGLITALTVSSVLAVRPDLVYGARGTAAPLVLRTAEGEIEVGGRPAETPSAGIGLRPVLAGGAIVAVLLAGVVSFYASSAPDGLEKVASDKGLSAQEKPHAAEDAPLAGYSVKGLSDQRISGGLAGVAGVALTVAAGGGVFYAVRRRRRLTGGVSPAGAP
- the cbiQ gene encoding cobalt ECF transporter T component CbiQ, which gives rise to MMSAGHRHPIYRPADTLVHRLPPQCKLVAVVAFAVCVVATPRERFWAFAVHALLLAAVAVAARVPAGAIARRMVIEVPFVLFALAIPVIGTGERVQVLGMSLSLPGLWAAWNILAKATLGVVASILLAATTEPRVMLLGAERLRLPRLLVQIATFMLRYLDVILDQMRRMRVARESRGFVARDLRQAPVLAKSAGALFIRAYERGERVHLAMLSRGYTGEMPTIRDISASGRDWGTAAILPCLAAATALLAWSTT
- a CDS encoding ABC transporter ATP-binding protein, coding for MTSGSPSLVVSRLAYAYPDGTQALYGVDLTIRRGERVALLGPNGAGKTTLVMHLNGILTAGHGTVEVGGLPVRADTLGEIRRRVGLVFQDPDDQLFMPTVREDVAFGPANLGLRGAELDRRVRAALERVGMLDALDRPPHHLSFGQRRRVAVATVLAMEPEILVLDEPSSNLDPASRRELAEILRSLDVTVLMVTHDLPYALELCERSLVMSEGVIAADGPTHTLLADERLLADHRLELPYGFAVPAHPG
- a CDS encoding STAS domain-containing protein (This anti-anti-sigma factor, or anti-sigma factor antagonist, belongs to a family that includes characterized members SpoIIAA, RsbV, RsfA, and RsfB.) gives rise to the protein MKLRLARQSLSNAVVVAVEGELDLFTAPFLRDEVRDAITNDSPTLVLDLGELSFMDSSGLSVLIEAWRLATSEGGGVSLASPRPPVARILRTTGLDRRIKVYPDVDTAILRHPE
- a CDS encoding SDR family NAD(P)-dependent oxidoreductase — its product is MDLNGAAAIISGGASGLGEATARELARVGATVVVADLNAERGKALADEIGGVFAHTDVSDEASVQAAVETAVATGKPLRAVVSSAGIGWAQRTVGRDGSPHDLASYRKVIDVNLIGTFNLMRIGAAAMARTEPVDEDGARGVVINTASVAGIEGQTGQVAYSASKGGIIGMTLPAARDLAVVGVRVLTIAPGIIDTPIYGKIGDQDAEAFKAKLIGPVAFPKRLGKASEFAHLVRTLIENDYMNGEVIRFDGGIRFQPK
- a CDS encoding crotonase/enoyl-CoA hydratase family protein: MSEVDSGPATPSATPPDEVLAEIVDGGVAVVTINRPRVRNAVNGAVARGIAAALDELDDSPEVSVIVLTGAGGTFSAGMDLKGFLTGDVPTVEGRGFGGITEAPPKKPIIAAVEGYALAGGFELALACDLVVASEDARFGLPEPKRGLVAAAGGIMRLPRRIPYHVAMEIALTGEHYPAARLYELGLVNRVTYPGEALHGALELARTIAANAPLALAATKRVVAESADWPSEEMFRRQGEIIGPVFASGDAMEGAMAFAEKRHPVWKGE
- a CDS encoding rhomboid family intramembrane serine protease, with the protein product MSVSGPGLPPSGRSMRERTSELLTGALGSAILMIVLVSAMWAIEILDYVENNRLDRYGIVAHEPDGLPGILFAPFLHAGFAHLMANSVPLLILGFVAAIRGIGRFLAASLIVILVSGMGVWLTSPPDTLTIGASGLVFGYFGYVVARGLFDRRALDIVLGVVVAVAYYSILWGALPTQPGVSWQGHLFGLIGGVIAAWLLRRRRAY
- a CDS encoding RNA polymerase sigma factor, which translates into the protein MRREQTGPADFARDPDAFETFYRRHVDAVTRFLARRAADPHLVADLTAEVFLAVLDSAHTYRPDRGSEIAWLYGVARNTVLAQRRRTARELRATSRIAGRRLLDADDIARLEERVDAESPARLALEAMAGLPDGDRALLELVAVDGLSPAEAAAALGIGPGAARVRLHRARRRIRRVPGVTELIGGTK